From Oncorhynchus clarkii lewisi isolate Uvic-CL-2024 chromosome 26, UVic_Ocla_1.0, whole genome shotgun sequence, the proteins below share one genomic window:
- the LOC139385191 gene encoding microtubule-associated tyrosine carboxypeptidase 1, translated as MVLDPGEDCMDRTDVDGVGGSSSTTDLTGPEPRPDPRKTTTTDSTGLENTSPEPPKTTNNNSTRLENTKPEPPKTNSTGLENTKPEPPITNSTGLENTKPEPPITNSTGLENTRPEPPKTTTKSTGLENTKPDAPKTTTNSTPTRTEETRPDTTKTAKRTEEPTADPPTTTNTRLHARTSRVTKRERVSNSHNGPQPQPQSLVADVSLTPSTRASVGSSTNSSRSVLPYDGPVVSLRRDVTVATASSRNKVATRPALRRPLSLDVTPLRLRGSEPGLDRGVLQPPWRSAGGPSTAPSPPARSLTSPSLGPGGWMRRSESTCTVNNSSMGLRATRGRMRPATSLPHISRGFGGASPLPLPSTPRGPCLLVALRPINLDQERQAFFQSDYKYDPQFEYSTPEPSTVLEKYRDGSDLFLAQAVGIMECILRKFGNYENFEEVTGGSILPKSRVWAAARKYLQKENCVGEVVVCLSEELLSQAVMMVESCRPTLTINLSGARQHWLEGMLRHEIGTHYLRGVNNNLQPWSTSAGRKQYGLKPANPTEEGLASLHSVLLRKQPYLWRAALLYYTVYHATRMGFSQLFSHIAQFVQDPAVRWEYCLRAKRGQTDTSEPGCFSKDQVYLDGILRILRHRRNIDFKMLTSLGKVSFEDVERLRHIAVLRRTRIPHFMQDQEKYLQHLDHIVTVNELSDAQLRELLP; from the exons ATGGTTTTGGACCCGGGTGAGGACTGTATGGATCGGACGGACGTCGACGGGGTCGGAGGGAGCAGCAGCACCACAGACCTGACGGGTCCAGAACCAAGACCGGACCCTCGCAAAACCACCACAACCGACAGCACCGGACTAGAAAACACCAGCCCAGAGCCTCCCaaaaccaccaacaacaacagcacCAGACTAGAAAACACCAAACCAGAGCCTCCCAAAACCAACAGCACCGGACTAGAAAACACCAAACCAGAGCCTCCCATAACCAACAGCACCGGACTAGAAAACACCAAACCAGAGCCTCCCATAACCAACAGCACCGGACTAGAAAACACCAGACCAGAGCCTCCCAAAACCACCACCAAGAGCACCGGACTAGAAAACACCAAACCGGATGCCCCCAAAACCACCACCAACAGCACCCCCACTAGAACAGAAGAGACCAGGCCTGACACTACCAAAACCGCCAAAAGAACAGAGGAACCAACAGCGgaccctcccaccaccaccaacactagGCTCCACGCCAGGACAAGCCGTGTCACCAAGAGGGAGCGGGTATCCAACTCCCACAATGGACCCCAACCTCAACCTCAGTCGTTGGTGGCAGATGTCAGCCTTACCCCCAGCACTAGGGCCAGTGTTGGCTCCTCTACCAACTCCTCTCGCTCAGTCTTGCCATACGATGGACCGGTTGTCTCTCTGCGGCGGGACGTCACCGTGGCAACGGCCTCGTCTCGGAATAAGGTGGCGACCAGACCCGCTCTCCGCCGGCCTCTCAGCCTGGACGTGACGCCCCTGCGCCTCCGTGGCTCCGAGCCCGGTCTGGACCGTGGGGTCCTACAACCCCCCTGGCGCAGCGCTGGTGGTCCCTCCACTGCCCCCTCGCCCCCAGCACGCTCCCTCACCAGCCCCAGCCTGGGCCCCGGAGGCTGGATGCGCCGCAGCGAGAGCACCTGTACCGTCAACAACTCCTCAATGGGCCTCCGGGCCACCAGGGGGCGTATGCGTCCAGCCACCTCCCTTCCGCACATTTCCCGGGGGTTTGGAGGGGCCTCCCCGCTGCCCTTGCCCTCCACACCGCGAGGTCCCTGTCTCCTTGTGGCCCTAAGACCCATTAACCTAGACCAGGAGAGGCAGGCCTTCTTCCAGTCCGACTATAAATACGACCCCCAGTTTGAGTACTCGACCCCGGAGCCCAGCACTGTGCTGGAGAAATACAGAGATGGATCTGACCTCTTCCTCGCACAG gctGTTGGGATTATGGAGTGTATTCTGAGGAAGTTTGGTAACTATGAGAACTTTGAGGAAGTGACGGGAGGAAGTATTTTACCAAAGAGTCGAGTCTGGGCTGCTGCACGCAAGTACCTGCAGAAGGAGAACTGTGTAGGAGAG GTGGTGGTGTGTCTGTCTGAGGAGCTGCTGTCCCAGGCGGTGATGATGGTGGAGAGTTGTCGTCCCACTCTGACTATCAACCTGTCTGGAGCACGACAACACTGGCTGGAGGGCATGCTCAGGCATGAGATAG GAACCCACTACCTTCGAGGTGTGAACAACAACCTCCAGCCCTGGTCTACTTCCGCAGGCAGGAAGCAGTATGGCCTCAAACCGGCCAATCCCACGGAAGAAGGCCTGGCCAGCCTGCACAGTGTGTTGCTACGGAAACAGCCCTACCTGTGGCGCGCCGCTCTGCTCTACTATACAGTGTATCACGCCACCAGGATGGGCTTCAGCCAGCTCTTCAGCCACATCGCTCAGTTCGTCCAGGATCCCGCGGTGCGCTGGGAGTACTGCCTCAGAGCCAAGAGGGGACAGACGGACACCTCGGAGCCTG GCTGTTTCAGTAAAGATCAGGTGTACCTGGACGGAATCCTCAGGATTCTACGACATCGGAGGAACATCGACTTCAAGATGCTGACCTCACTAGGCAAG GTGTCGTTTGAGGACGTAGAAAGGCTACGGCACATCGCTGTCCTGCGCCGGACCAGAATCCCTCACTTCATGCAGGACCAGGAGAAATACCTTCAGCATCTGGACCACATCGTCACGGTCAACGAACTGAGCGACGCTCAGCTTAGAGAACTCCTTCCCTGA
- the LOC139385041 gene encoding C-C motif chemokine 4-like, producing the protein MKTLTALLLLGLLCSLHTTSAQRTSVMGISAMTARDCCVKFSPRRIPLGAVVSVSRTPSSCPRQALVFTTKKGNRFCVDPSQAWVQSHVTKNESRSLSLPGQR; encoded by the exons ATGAAGACCCTGACTGCTCTACTCCTCCTGGGACTGCTCTGCTCCCTCCATACGACATCTGCACAgcgtacgt CTGTCATGGGGATTTCAGCAATGACTGCCAGAGACTGCTGTGTGAAGTTCTCCCCGAGGAGAATCCCTCTTGGTGCAGTGGTTTCAGTTTCTCGAACCCCTAGTAGCTGCCCTCGCCAAGCACTGGT GTTTACAACAAAGAAAGGGAATCGATTTTGTGTCGACCCATCTCAGGCCTGGGTCCAGAGTCATGTGACCAAGAATGAGAGCAGATCGTTGTCTCTGCCAGGACAACGATGA
- the LOC139384734 gene encoding C-C motif chemokine 13-like, whose translation MKTLTALLLLGLLCSLHTTSAQGVIALEMAPDCCMKFSARIPLQQVVSLRTTSSSCPRKALIFTTKKGKTFCVDPSEAWVQSHVTKIESRPQ comes from the exons ATGAAGACCCTGACTGCTCTACTCCTCCTGGGACTGCTCTGCTCCCTGCATACGACGTCTGCAcaag GTGTCATCGCGTTGGAAATGGCACCTGACTGCTGTATGAAATTCAGCGCGAGGATCCCTCTTCAACAAGTGGTTTCTCTCAGAACAACCTCCAGTAGCTGCCCTCGCAAAGCACTGAT TTTCACCACAAAGAAAGGGAAGACATTTTGTGTTGACCCTTCTGAAGCCTGGGTCCAGAGTCATGTGACCAAGATTGAGAGC AGACCACAGTGA
- the LOC139384732 gene encoding C-C motif chemokine 13-like: MKTLTALLLLGLLCSLHTTSAQGVNALETLTDCCMKFSARIPLQQVVSLRTTSSSCPRKALIFTTKKGKTFCVDPSEAWVQSHVTKIESRSTTAKTTVMSSTTITP; the protein is encoded by the exons ATGAAGACCCTGACTGCTCTACTCCTCCTGGGACTGCTCTGCTCCCTGCATACGACGTCTGCAcaag GTGTCAACGCGTTGGAAACGTTAACTGACTGCTGCATGAAATTCAGCGCGAGGATCCCTCTTCAACAAGTGGTTTCTCTCAGAACAACCTCCAGTAGCTGCCCTCGCAAAGCACTGAT TTTCACCACAAAGAAAGGGAAGACATTTTGTGTTGACCCTTCTGAAGCCTGGGTCCAGAGTCATGTGACCAAGATTGAGAGCAGATCGACTACTGCCAAGACCACAGTGATGTCATCAACCACCATCACCCCCTAA